TGACCCACTGCCCCATCGCGAGGATGAGGGCGAAGCCGACGACGGTGCCGAGCGCGAGCTTCCACGAGCGCAGCAGCCACGCCAGCAGCGCGGCGACGACGATGACGACGATGATGGGAGCTGCCAGCAGCACGTCGCTGAGCCCGCCGACGAGGAAGCGGACGGTCACGGCGATGACGTCGAAGAACCCGGAGAGGTTGTCGCGGAGCCAGTCCACGCCGGCGTCGACCCAGGAGCCGACGGGGATACGGAAGCCGTCCATCAGCGCACCGCCTCGCTCTCGCCGGCCGGACCCGCGTCGGCGAGCACCGCGTCGATCTCGGCGGAGGGCAGGGGCTGCGGAAGCACGGTGATCTCCTCCGTGGCGGTGGGGCCGGGGCCGAGGGCCGCGAGCAGGGTGACGCGGGGGATGACGCCGGTCAGGCGCCCCTCGGTGTCGAGCACGGCCAGGGGCAGGGGCGATTCGACCGAGGGGACGAAGAGGTTCATGAGGACGTCGTCCTCATGGACGCTCTGCGGCATCGGCTTGAGCTTGCTGCGCAGCGAGTTCTCTCCCGCGCGGACGAGCTTCATGGCATCCCGGTCCGTGATGATGCCGAGCGGCTTGCGGTCGCGGTCGGTCACGTAGACGGCCGACATGTACGCGTCGCGCATCTGGCGGAGCGCGACGCGCGGACCGGCGGAGGCGTCGACGCGCGGACGCGGACGCTCCATGACGTTGCCGGCGGTGAGCACGCGGGCGCGGTCGACATCCTGCACGAACTGCTCGACGTAGTCGTTGGCGGGATCGGTGAGGATGTCTTCCGGGGTGCCGATCTGGACGATGCGCCCGTCGCGCATGACCGCGATGCGGTCGCCGAGGAACATCGCCTCGTTGAGATCGTGGGTGATGAAGACGATCGTCTTCTTCAGGGTCCGCTGCAGCTCGATGAGCTGCTCCTGCATCTCGCGGCGGATGAGCGGGTCGAGGGCGCTGAACGCCTCGTCCATGAGCAGGATGTCGGTGTCGGCGGCGAGCGCGCGGGCGATGCCGACGCGCTGCTGCATACCGCCGGACAGGGCGGAGGGGAGCTTGTCGCCCCACCCCTCGAGACCCACCAGGGCGAGGATCTCGTCGGCCTTGGCGAGGCGCTCGGCCTTGCCGACGCCGCGGAGCTCGAGGGGATACGCGACATTGGCCGCCACCGTGCGGTGCGGGAGGAGCGCGAAGTGCTGGAACACCATCGCGAGGCGTTCGCGCCGCAGGGAGCGCAGGCGCGCGGGCCCGACACCGGTGAGGGCGTCCCCCTTCACCTCGACGGTTCCCGCGGTCGCCTCGTGCAGACCGTTCAGCATGCGGATGATCGTGGACTTGCCGGAACCGGAGAGACCCATGATGACGAAGATCTCGCCGGGCTGGACCTCGAAACTCGCGTCGATGACGGCGGCGGTCCCGTGCTCGGCGATCTCGTCGCGGCGCGCGCCGGAGCGGAGCTTCTGTACGGCGGCCTGTGGAGAGCGGCCGAACACCTTGAACAGGTTCTTCGCGGCCAGGGCTGGCGTCGCGGGGGTGCGCGGCGCGAGGGCAGGCGGATGTGTCACTGGTGCACCTCGGCGGCCTCGGGTGGCCGCATCGGTCACGCCCGGGTGGCAGTCGCCGGCGCTCCGGGGGGTGGAACGCGTTGGCGCGGAATGTCGGATCCCGTGCCCCGACTGCCGACCGTACGCTCGCGGCGTCGACTCCCCCGAGTCGTCACCACGACCGCGGACTGGTCGAGTGGGCGGCCCAAAACCGGGCCGTCACTACGTTTTCACGCTGATGGATCGACTGGCAAGTTCGCCTACCGGCTTGCGATCCAGGATGCCGCGTGGCACACGCGCGCGCGTGCGTCACCCTCTCAACGGGTGCCCGCGACACCGATGTCGCGTGTCAGCCCGGGCGTGTCGCGCGGCGCTTCCGCCACCCGGGGGCCTGGGTGACGGGCGGTGGGGCGCCGGGGCGCCGGGGCGCCGGGGCGCCGGGGCGCCGAACGTCAGTCGATGGGGTGCGCGGCAGCCGAGCGGTGGTGGCGGATGACCTCGGCCACGACGAAGTTGAACCACTTCTCGGCGAAGGCCGGGTCGAGATCCGCGTCCTCCGCCAGACGCATGAGCCGGGCGATCTGCTGTTCCTCACGAGCGGGGTCGGATGCCGGCATCCCGTGCTTCGCTTTCAGCACGCCCACCTGCTTGGTGCACCGGAAGCGCTCCGCGAGCAGGAAGATGAGCGCAGCGTCGATGTTGTCGATGCTGCCCCGCAGGTTCTGCAGGATCGTCGTGGGGTCGGCGTCCGTCATGTGTCCTCCCGGAATCGCTCCGAGACTATCGCGGCGGGGCAAGAGCGGACACGTCCTCTCAGCGGACCCCTACAGTGTGACCATGAGCCGATCGACGCGCCCCGACCCGACCGCCGAGGGCGCCGACGCCGGTGAGCCCACCTCGCGTGACCGCCCCGTCTGGTCGGCGATCTCACGCCCCTATGCCGCGGGCTTCTTCTTGACCCTCGGCGGGCTCACCGCGATCCTTCTCGGACTCGCGCTCTCGAGCCTGTCGACCGTGCTCATCTACATCGCGATCGCGCTGTTCGTGGCCCTCGCCCTCGACCCCCTGGTGCGCATGCTCGTGCGCCGCGGGATCTCTCGCGCGTGGTCCATCGTCATCGTGTTCGGCGGACTCGCGGTGATCCTCGCCGCGGCGCTCTGGCTGCTGATCCCGCCGGTGGTGCGGCAGGTGGAGCAGTTCGTCGGCGACATCCCCACCTTCGTCAACGACCTCATCGACAGCGACGCCGTGCGCTGGGTCGAGTCGAACTTCGGCGACAGCCTGGCCGGCGTGCTCAAGGAGGTGCAGAGCTTCGTCACCAACCCGACGAACATCGCGGCCATCGGCGGCGGCCTCCTGCAGGTCGGGATCACGATCGGCACCTTCATCTCCGGCGCGATCATCGTCCTCGTGCTGAGCCTGTACTTCCTCGCCGCCCTCCCGAAGATGAAGAACAGCCTCGTTCGCCTGACCCCGGCGCGCAGCCGCGCGACGGTCTCCGACATGACGGGCCAGATCACCGATTCGGTCGGTGGCTATCTCGCCGGCATGGTCGTCCTCGCCCTGTGCAACGCCGTGTTCGCGTTCATCGTGCTGACGATCCTCCAGCAGCCCTTCGCGGCCCTGCTCGCCGCGCTCGCGTTCGGCATCACGCTCATCCCGCTCGTCGGTTCGGTGCTGTTCTGGGCGGTCGCGACGGTCTTCACATTGATCGTGAGCCCGACCTCGGGACTCATCTTCGCGATCGCCTACCTCGTCTACATGCAGATCGAGGCATATCTCCTCACGCCGCGCGTCATGAACCGGACGATCTCGGTCCCGGGCTCTCTCGTCGTGATCGGCGCGCTCGTCGGCGGAACGCTACTCGGCCTTCTCGGCGCCCTCGTCGCGATCCCCGTCACGGCCTCGGTCCTGCTGATCATCAAGCAGATCGTCATCCCGCGACAGGATGCCAAGAAGTAGCGCTCACGCCAGCACTCGGGCCGGGACCGTCGAGGCCGCAGCCCACGCCAACGGCTCCGGCACGCCCGCGGCGATCGCCGTCGCGACGGCCCGGTCCATCGTGAGCGTCGAGCCGGCGAGGGTGTCGGTCCCCACCAGCACGGGTCGCGCATCGCGCACCTCGACGTCCAGCCCGCCCAGCCGGTAGACACCGTCCCCGAGCCCCGTCGCCGACATCGCGTCCGTGACGAGCGCGACGCGGTGCGGAGCCGCGTCGAAGAGCGTCCGCATCACCACCGGGTGCACGTGGACGCCGTCGGCGATGACCTCGAGGACGACATGGTCGCGCGCGAGCGCGGCACCCACGGGCCCGGGTGCGCGGTGCCCGAGTCCCGGCATGGCGTTGAACGCGTGCGTGAGGAGGCTCGCTCCGCGGTCGAACGCGGCGGCGGCGGTGTCGTAGTCGGCCTCCGTGTGGCCCACCGCGACGGCGACCCCCGCCGCGACGAACCGATCGATCGCCTCCGTCGCGCCGGGGAGCTCAGGAGCGATCGTCACCGCGCGCACGATCCCGTTCCCCGCCTCGATCAGACGCTCGGCAGCCTCCGCCGACGGCACGGTCAAGGCCTCGGGGTCGTGCGCGCCGCGACGGCCGTGAGCGAGGAACGGTCCCTCGAGATGCACGCCCGCGACTCCGGGCACCCGAGGGAGCACCCCCGCCAACTCGCCCAGTCGGCGCGCCATGCGGTCGACGGGGGCGCTGACGAGGCTCAGGAGAAGGGTCTCCGTGCCGTGCGCGCGGTGGTGCTCGACGGCGGCACGCACGCCGTCGATGTCCGCGTCGTCGAAGCCGTGTCCGAGCGCTCCGTGGCAGTGGAGGTCGACGAACGCGGGCGCGGCAGGCGGTCCGGAGAGGGTGCTGACGGGCGGGTGGTTGCGCGAGGGCATGGCGCCCACCGTAGTGCAGAGATCTGATCTATCGACCGTTCGCAACCGCGACGGCGGCTCCGCCCGCCGCGGCGAGACGTGCAATGATCTCGTCACCGCGTCCCCCATCGAAAGCAGCGGAATGAGCGCGCCCTACCCCCACCTCACGTCGACGGGCGGCGTCTTCTCGCTCATCCGCGACGGCCTCGCGCGATCGCGTTCAGACCTCTCCCGCCTGACCGGCCTCGCCCCCTCCACGATCACGCTGCGCGTCGACGAGCTTCTCGGCCTGGGCGTCGTCGAGGAGGCCGGAGAAACGGCATCCCGAGGTGGCCGTCGTCCGCGCAAACTCGCCCTCGCCCGCGACGGGCGGGTCATCGCCGGAATCGACCTCGGCGCCGCGCACGCGACGATCATCCTCGAGGATCTCCGGGGTGGGCGGGTGGCCCGTCATCGGATGAGTCTCGACATCGCCCGAGCTCCCGAAGTGGTGCTGCGCGGCATCCATCGAGAAGTGCTCGCCCTGGTGGAGGCCGCCGCGGAGCCGGTCACTCTCGCGGGCATCGGCCTCGCCGTCCCCGGGCCGGTGGGCGTCCCGGACGGGCGGATCATCTCGCCTTCGCGCATGCCGGGGTGGAACGGCATCGACGCCTCCGCGATCCTCGGCGGCATCGCGGGCGTTCCGGTGCGCTGCGAGAACGACGCCAATGCGATGGCCCTGGGAGAGCACATCGCCGACGGGCGCCGCTCGGCGAACATGCTCGTCGTCAAAGCCGGATCGAGCATCGGCGTCGGCATCATCGTCGACGGCACCCTCTACCGCGGGGCCACCGGAGTGGCCGGCGACATCACCCACATCGCGGTCGCCGGGTCGACCGTGGCCTGCGTGTGCGGGCGGGTCGGGTGCCTGGATGCCATCGCCGGCGGCCGCGCGAT
This portion of the Microbacterium testaceum StLB037 genome encodes:
- a CDS encoding quaternary amine ABC transporter ATP-binding protein encodes the protein MTHPPALAPRTPATPALAAKNLFKVFGRSPQAAVQKLRSGARRDEIAEHGTAAVIDASFEVQPGEIFVIMGLSGSGKSTIIRMLNGLHEATAGTVEVKGDALTGVGPARLRSLRRERLAMVFQHFALLPHRTVAANVAYPLELRGVGKAERLAKADEILALVGLEGWGDKLPSALSGGMQQRVGIARALAADTDILLMDEAFSALDPLIRREMQEQLIELQRTLKKTIVFITHDLNEAMFLGDRIAVMRDGRIVQIGTPEDILTDPANDYVEQFVQDVDRARVLTAGNVMERPRPRVDASAGPRVALRQMRDAYMSAVYVTDRDRKPLGIITDRDAMKLVRAGENSLRSKLKPMPQSVHEDDVLMNLFVPSVESPLPLAVLDTEGRLTGVIPRVTLLAALGPGPTATEEITVLPQPLPSAEIDAVLADAGPAGESEAVR
- a CDS encoding chorismate mutase, encoding MTDADPTTILQNLRGSIDNIDAALIFLLAERFRCTKQVGVLKAKHGMPASDPAREEQQIARLMRLAEDADLDPAFAEKWFNFVVAEVIRHHRSAAAHPID
- a CDS encoding AI-2E family transporter — protein: MSRSTRPDPTAEGADAGEPTSRDRPVWSAISRPYAAGFFLTLGGLTAILLGLALSSLSTVLIYIAIALFVALALDPLVRMLVRRGISRAWSIVIVFGGLAVILAAALWLLIPPVVRQVEQFVGDIPTFVNDLIDSDAVRWVESNFGDSLAGVLKEVQSFVTNPTNIAAIGGGLLQVGITIGTFISGAIIVLVLSLYFLAALPKMKNSLVRLTPARSRATVSDMTGQITDSVGGYLAGMVVLALCNAVFAFIVLTILQQPFAALLAALAFGITLIPLVGSVLFWAVATVFTLIVSPTSGLIFAIAYLVYMQIEAYLLTPRVMNRTISVPGSLVVIGALVGGTLLGLLGALVAIPVTASVLLIIKQIVIPRQDAKK
- a CDS encoding N-acetylglucosamine-6-phosphate deacetylase, yielding MPSRNHPPVSTLSGPPAAPAFVDLHCHGALGHGFDDADIDGVRAAVEHHRAHGTETLLLSLVSAPVDRMARRLGELAGVLPRVPGVAGVHLEGPFLAHGRRGAHDPEALTVPSAEAAERLIEAGNGIVRAVTIAPELPGATEAIDRFVAAGVAVAVGHTEADYDTAAAAFDRGASLLTHAFNAMPGLGHRAPGPVGAALARDHVVLEVIADGVHVHPVVMRTLFDAAPHRVALVTDAMSATGLGDGVYRLGGLDVEVRDARPVLVGTDTLAGSTLTMDRAVATAIAAGVPEPLAWAAASTVPARVLA
- a CDS encoding ROK family protein, whose product is MSAPYPHLTSTGGVFSLIRDGLARSRSDLSRLTGLAPSTITLRVDELLGLGVVEEAGETASRGGRRPRKLALARDGRVIAGIDLGAAHATIILEDLRGGRVARHRMSLDIARAPEVVLRGIHREVLALVEAAAEPVTLAGIGLAVPGPVGVPDGRIISPSRMPGWNGIDASAILGGIAGVPVRCENDANAMALGEHIADGRRSANMLVVKAGSSIGVGIIVDGTLYRGATGVAGDITHIAVAGSTVACVCGRVGCLDAIAGGRAIGEAMTAGGIRVDDVAQLADLARDGHPLATRLLREAGLRTGSVLATVVGFFNPERLVLGGIIATTDAFVAGVRSSIYDLCLPLSTSSLDVAASVEGWDIGARGAALLVRDELLSAASIDALTRARS